gccgccaaGGCCGCAGACACCGCCAAGGCTGGAGAGGGCGCCAAGGCGGGAGAGGGCGCGAAGAGCGGGgaggcaccgaaggcggcgtTGGCGAAGGACGTGGGAGCGAAGGGCTTGGCGGGCAAGGGCTTGCCTATCGCAAAGAAGGCGTTGCCCGGAAGTCCTGcgccgaagagcgagggcgaggcgaaggaggagcctaaggccgcagacgccgccaaggctggagagggcgccaaggcgggagagggtgcgaagagcggggaggcaccgaaggcggcgtTGGCGAAGGACGTGGGAGCGAAGGGCTTGGCGGGCAAGGGCTTGCCTATCGCAAAGAAGGCGTTGCCCGGAAGTCCTGtgccgaagagcgagggcgaggcgaaggaggagcctaaggccgcagacgccgccaaggctggagagggcgccaaggcgggagagggtgcgaagagcggggaggcaccgaaggcggcgtTGGCGAAGGACGTGGGAGCGAAGGGCTTGGCGGGCAAGGGCTTGCCTATCGCAAAGAAGGCGTTGCCCGGAAGTCCTGcgccgaagagcgagggcgaggcgaaggaggagcctaaggccgcagacgccgccaaggctggagagggcgccaaggcgggagagggtgcgaagagcggggaggcaccgaaggcggcgtTGGCGAAGGACGTGGGAGCGAAGGGCTTGGCGGGCAAGGGCCTGCCTATCGCAAAGAAGGCGTTGCCCGGAAGTCCTGcgccgaagagcgagggcgaggcgaaggaggagcctaaggccgcagacgccgccaaGGCCGGAAAGGTCTCGAAGTCCGAGGACGGCGCCAGTGCTGGGGTAGTAGCCGTGGCGTCGGAAAACGTGATCGCTGACTGTGTTTGAAATATGTAGAGGAGACATGTGAATGTGTAACGAAGGCGCCTGCGTTGCAGCACAAGATGGTGTCAAAACCCCTCAGAGGCGAAGCGTGTGGAGGCACGAAATGCAATGCTGACCAATGGGTCGTCGCCGCTGCCTGGTGGCGACACAAAACCAACTCCGGCTGGCGCCAAGGCAGCAGAGGCAGTCTACGCCAAGACCCTTGAGGCGAAGGGGGAGGGTGTGGCCAATGCCCCAGAGGCGAAATCACCAGAGTCGTGAGGTTCACGGCGGTCTGTCTGCTGGTAGCTATCAGGGAGAGCATATCTACGTTAGGAAGCGGTTGAGGAAAGTGTTCAAGATAACGATCGGAGCTGGGGCTGTTATAGGATTTTCTGTGTTGCGTGGAAAACGTGAATGCGGGAAAATGGAGACATAAATGTGAGACTGGGAGGAATCGCGCAATACTGAAGCCCGCACAGCCTCAGTTCACTGTTTCAGTCCGTTTTGAAAGTGGCTAATATGTGTGGCGACAGTAGCTTGAGTATGATGGACCTTAAAAGCATGAGCGTAAAGCAGGTGATGACAGTTTCGGCTATTTCAAATGAGGCGCGTGGGTGGGCAGTGACATTACAGATGAAAAATCTACGTTTTCCCGGATCCATGCATCCGCTATTACTGACGTGCTTTTGAGGGCGACACCAGGGTCAAGTTTTTTTCGGTAAGACAGAGACATGTCCCTTGAAAGATGCCAAGGCGTGATTTCTGCGAAGGGGAATTCGTTGCTAAGAGTCAATAGAGGCAAGCCTTATCTGCGGAAGATCAATCGAGATGAGGCATGGTGTGGGTGGCGATGCCTACACTATCAAAAGCAGCAAGGGTGTAAATGAAAGGATGGTGAGTATGTTGACGCTGGCTTGATTGTGGATATGACAACGGTGAATGACTAACCAAACGGTCATCTTCTACAGCGCGTAATGAAAATTTTCTTATTGGAGTGAGAACAACGGGAAAATTGAAGTGTCTCCCTCCCTCCCAAGACACACAAAACAGCGGGGCAATTTCGCTGCTGCTGGACGAAACACTTGTAACATCGAACGACACCTGGTAACGCAGCCCATGGGAGTCTAGaggtctttcttcttcacacgGGTACAAAAGGTTTCCATTCTTCGCACTACTAACGCTGGTGAAGAACGACCACAGAGTCGCCGCTGACACGGCACCAGCTTCACAGAGTACTGGAGCGGCAATTCTCAGTATTGCCTTTGCCAGTTCCTGTGCGAGAGTCCACGCACAGAGTGGACAAGCCAGTGGTCTTTGAGATGAAAGTTTGCACATCAGAAAACGTTGTCAGCCTCTTCAGAGGCCATCTTACGGGAAGAGCGGACTAACGTGGACGACGCATGTATGCAGTGGAACTGCAGGCCGCGATGGTGCAACAAGGCAAATACGATTTTTTTGACAAGATGCTACGATCGCGATTGCCACACTCCCTTCAGAGATTCCACCACTGTTGCAGTGCTGAACCCCTCATGAAATCGGACAAGAAGCTATCCAGCCTCTGTACTCCCTGTGTCGTGTTTTCAGCGGCTTCGGATCCTAGTGATGTTGATACTTTGGATCCCATGGAAGCTCGGAACTATATATCGTGCAACTTTAAGGAGCAATAAAAATGAGGtcaaagaaggaaagacgctCTGGAAATCGTGTACAGGTGCGACCACAGGAGACCAATGGCTGTATGGCTGTCACATCCTTATGGAAAAGCGGCAGCCCCTGCCATCATGAGGGAAAGGAAAGATTCGATGCGTTTAGTGCTTCAGCGTCACGCGCTAGCAGACGTCAGAGGATCAAAGTTGCCGCCCAGCTATAAAATAGGGAACTGCCGAGTGCATCTCAAGCAGACTGCTGTCAATGTCGCTTAAGTGACTCCCGTCAACACTCGCCGGTTTTGTTGCGTCAGTGTGGCGTTGAGCGAAGACGACGTTAGGTCAGCCCCGTGCACTTCAGAACTCGTGGATTGGACTCGTTGTTACCACAGTCTAAACTCGAGGCCTATCCCACGTAAGATCTAGCGTCGCAAGTGTACCGGGCAAGCTGACTGTAAAGATGAGAACTGTACTGCCGCTTGAGGCGTTCTATGCTGGCGAAGATGTGCATTCTGG
This Toxoplasma gondii ME49 chromosome VIII, whole genome shotgun sequence DNA region includes the following protein-coding sequences:
- a CDS encoding hypothetical protein (encoded by transcript TGME49_228980~Signal peptide predicted by SignalP 2.0 HMM (probability 0.679) with cleavage site probability 0.113 at residue 377) — translated: MLSLIATSRQTAVNLTTLSAITFSDATATTPALAPSSDFETFPALAASAALGSSFASPSLFGAGLPGNAFFAIGRPLPAKPFAPTSFANAAFGASPLFAPSPALAPSPALAASAALGSSFASPSLFGAGLPGNAFFAIGKPLPAKPFAPTSFANAAFGASPLFAPSPALAPSPALAASAALGSSFASPSLFGTGLPGNAFFAIGKPLPAKPFAPTSFANAAFGASPLFAPSPALAPSPALAASAALGSSFASPSLFGAGLPGNAFFAIGKPLPAKPFAPTSFANAAFGASPLFAPSPALAPSPALAVSAALAASAALGSSFASPSLFGAGLPGNAFFAIGKPLPAKPFAPTSFANAAFGASPLFAPSPALAPSPALAASAALGSSFASP